The following coding sequences lie in one Benincasa hispida cultivar B227 chromosome 6, ASM972705v1, whole genome shotgun sequence genomic window:
- the LOC120080533 gene encoding cysteine and histidine-rich domain-containing protein RAR1 isoform X4: protein MGLVQIHGLHCSQGPIFHDGMKEWSCCKKRSHDFSLFLEIPGCKIGKHTTEKPVLTKSTTAVKKPSPTPVASMTNTLGKESCARCQQGFFCSDHGTQVKGNNKSINETSSIPAASSIESQAPPAPAKKIVGINEPQICKNKGCGKTFTEMENHDTACSYHPGPAIFHDRLRGWKCCNIHVKEFDEFMEIPPCTRGWHNADPA, encoded by the exons ATGGGCTTGGTTCAAATTCATGGTCTCCATTGTTCCCAGGGA CCTATATTTCATGATGGGATGAAAGAATGGAGCTGTTGCAAGAAAAGAAGCCACGACTTCAGCTTATTTTTAGAGATTCCAGG ATGCAAGATCGGAAAACATACAACAGAAAAGCCAGTTTTGACCAAGTCAACCACTGCTGTTAAGAAGCCAAGTCCGACTCCTGTGGCTTCCATGACAAATACATTAGGGAAAGAATCATGTGCTAGGTGCCAGCAAGGTTTCTTTTGTTCAGACCATG GTACACAAGTCAAAGGCAATAACAAATCTATTAATGAAACCTCAAGTATACCTGCTGCAAGCAGTATTGAATCTCAAGCCCCTCCTGCTCCTGCAAAAAAAATAGTCGGTATAAATGAACCTCAGATCTGCAAGAATAAGGGGTGCGGTAAAACTTTCACAGAGATGGAGAATCATGACACCGCCTGCAGTTACCATCCCGGACCTGCTATTTTTCATGATCGGCTGAGAGGG TGGAAATGCTGCAACATTCACGTTAAGGAATTTGACGAGTTCATGGAAATTCCCCCCTGCACTCGCGGTTGGCACAATGCCGATCCAGCATAA
- the LOC120080533 gene encoding cysteine and histidine-rich domain-containing protein RAR1 isoform X2 has product MSQVSVPSRPIYLLLFFRCINFAIDRITIFILNFQPWVLIHRCATYSCACFNTPHILKNGCKIGKHTTEKPVLTKSTTAVKKPSPTPVASMTNTLGKESCARCQQGFFCSDHGTQVKGNNKSINETSSIPAASSIESQAPPAPAKKIVGINEPQICKNKGCGKTFTEMENHDTACSYHPGPAIFHDRLRGWKCCNIHVKEFDEFMEIPPCTRGWHNADPA; this is encoded by the exons ATGAGCCAAGTCTCGGTACCCTCAAGACCAATATATTTACTCTTGTTTTTTAGATGCATCAATTTTGCTATAGATCGTATAACCATTTTTATACTCAATTTCCAGCCTTGGGTCTTGATACACCGATGTGCAACATATTCGTGTGCTTGCTTCAATACCCCTCACATTCTGAAAAATGG ATGCAAGATCGGAAAACATACAACAGAAAAGCCAGTTTTGACCAAGTCAACCACTGCTGTTAAGAAGCCAAGTCCGACTCCTGTGGCTTCCATGACAAATACATTAGGGAAAGAATCATGTGCTAGGTGCCAGCAAGGTTTCTTTTGTTCAGACCATG GTACACAAGTCAAAGGCAATAACAAATCTATTAATGAAACCTCAAGTATACCTGCTGCAAGCAGTATTGAATCTCAAGCCCCTCCTGCTCCTGCAAAAAAAATAGTCGGTATAAATGAACCTCAGATCTGCAAGAATAAGGGGTGCGGTAAAACTTTCACAGAGATGGAGAATCATGACACCGCCTGCAGTTACCATCCCGGACCTGCTATTTTTCATGATCGGCTGAGAGGG TGGAAATGCTGCAACATTCACGTTAAGGAATTTGACGAGTTCATGGAAATTCCCCCCTGCACTCGCGGTTGGCACAATGCCGATCCAGCATAA
- the LOC120080533 gene encoding cysteine and histidine-rich domain-containing protein RAR1 isoform X5 produces MPPSLRMTILKVLVNTMIRCKIGKHTTEKPVLTKSTTAVKKPSPTPVASMTNTLGKESCARCQQGFFCSDHGTQVKGNNKSINETSSIPAASSIESQAPPAPAKKIVGINEPQICKNKGCGKTFTEMENHDTACSYHPGPAIFHDRLRGWKCCNIHVKEFDEFMEIPPCTRGWHNADPA; encoded by the exons ATGCAAGATCGGAAAACATACAACAGAAAAGCCAGTTTTGACCAAGTCAACCACTGCTGTTAAGAAGCCAAGTCCGACTCCTGTGGCTTCCATGACAAATACATTAGGGAAAGAATCATGTGCTAGGTGCCAGCAAGGTTTCTTTTGTTCAGACCATG GTACACAAGTCAAAGGCAATAACAAATCTATTAATGAAACCTCAAGTATACCTGCTGCAAGCAGTATTGAATCTCAAGCCCCTCCTGCTCCTGCAAAAAAAATAGTCGGTATAAATGAACCTCAGATCTGCAAGAATAAGGGGTGCGGTAAAACTTTCACAGAGATGGAGAATCATGACACCGCCTGCAGTTACCATCCCGGACCTGCTATTTTTCATGATCGGCTGAGAGGG TGGAAATGCTGCAACATTCACGTTAAGGAATTTGACGAGTTCATGGAAATTCCCCCCTGCACTCGCGGTTGGCACAATGCCGATCCAGCATAA